In one window of Juglans regia cultivar Chandler chromosome 3, Walnut 2.0, whole genome shotgun sequence DNA:
- the LOC118348043 gene encoding uncharacterized protein LOC118348043 — MPYSLQFDVIIHVNSFSWKEAGGESGQPSSEEVQDRIVLLERQVTIEDFQDLLWEGDSLVSVLLDCDWTRIIDQKDERRDKIIAHIDIVFEFYSELGGAGQDYDRYTFSVQGKLVRFSVDTVSNFLRIPRLPTAYLSVVSKESTYVGDGETTEDEDTDVVDGFDGLADHEIPQLVVGLDAPSYNEIKNIKQVDLSNFFKIMNIIITNNIDPQLHKNIESSYSRWIPLLCSCSVTIINRSTYVHVLVFMLLCSCS, encoded by the exons ATGCCATATAGCCTTCAATTTGATGTTATTATACATGTAAATAG CTTCTCGTGGAAGGAAGCGGGGGGCGAGTCAGGGCAACCCTCCAGTGAAGAAGTTCAAGATAGGATTGTTTTGTTGGAGCGTCAGGTGACGATCGAGGACTTTCAAGATCTCCTATGGGAGGGTGATTCTCTAGTATCTGTCTTACTCGATTGTGATTGGACACGAATCATTGACCAGAAGGATGAAAGGAGGGACAAGATCATTGCCCACATCGACATCGTATTTGAGTTTTATAGTGAACTTGGTGGTGCAGGCCAGGATTATGACAGATACACCTTCTCCGTTCAGGGCAAATTAGTTAGATTCTCAGTGGACACAGTCTCCAATTTTCTTCGTATCCCTCGACTGCCCACTGCATATTTGAGCGTGGTGTCAAAGGAGTCTACATATGTAGGTGATGGGGAGACTACTGAGGATGAGGATACTGATGTAGTAGATGGTTTCGATGGCCTCGCTGATCATGAGATTCCTCAGTTGGTTGTGGGTCTAGATGCTCCTTCCTATAATGAGATCAAGAACATCAAACAAGTCGActtatccaattttttcaaaatcatgaaCATAATAATAACCAACAACATTGATCCACAACTACACAAGAACATAGAGTCATCCTATTCAAGATGGATTCCTTTATTATGTTCATGTTCAGTCACTATCATAAACAGGTCGACTTATGTTCATGTTCTTGTATTCATGTTATTATGTTCATGTTCTTGA
- the LOC108994923 gene encoding BAG family molecular chaperone regulator 4-like isoform X2: MSKNSDQHVPDSVLDENNDEIKWEVKPDSMLIQKLEDDVGNDSSATTQGPMIKLMVSYLHGPTRHEVHVPAQSTFGDIKNALAQKTGLDPKDQRLMFRGKEKEDEEHLHMAGVKDRSKILLLEETASKVRKLEEMRKSDQIAKASEAVADVRAEVDKISERVAALEVAVDGGTKVEEKEFLVSIELLMKQLLKLDSIEAEGEAKLQRKAEMFLMSIFRSQQ; the protein is encoded by the exons ATGAGCAAGAACTCCGATCAGCACGTTCCTGATTCAGTGCTGGATGAGAATAACGATGAGATCAAGTGGGAGGTGAAGCCCGACAGCATGCTCATCCAGAAGCTAGAGGATGATGTCGGCAATGACAGCTCTGCCACTACTCAAGGGCCAATGATCAAACTCATGGTCTCCTACCTCCACGGCCCTACCCGTCATGAGGTCCATGTCCCTGCCCAATCGACTTTTG GGGATATAAAGAATGCTCTAGCACAGAAAACTGGTTTGGATCCTAAAGACCAAAGACTTATGTTCagaggaaaagagaaagaggatGAGGAGCACCTGCACATGGCAGGTGTAAAGGATAGGTCAAAGATTTTGCTTTTGGAGGAGACTGCAAGCAAAGTGAGGAAGCTTGAGGAGATGAGAAAAAGTGATCAGATAGCAAAAGCATCTGAAGCAGTTGCAGATGTCAGAGCAGAGGTTGATAAGATCTCAGAAAGG GTGGCTGCCTTGGAGGTGGCTGTGGATGGTGGGACCAAAGTTGAAGAGAAGGAATTTTTAGTATCAATAGAGTTGCTCATGAAACAGTTACTGAAGTTGGATAGCATCGAGGCTGAAGGAGAAGCGAAACTGCAGCGGAAGGCTGAG ATGTTCTTGATGTCTATATTTCGTTCACAACAATGA
- the LOC108994923 gene encoding BAG family molecular chaperone regulator 4-like isoform X1: MSKNSDQHVPDSVLDENNDEIKWEVKPDSMLIQKLEDDVGNDSSATTQGPMIKLMVSYLHGPTRHEVHVPAQSTFGDIKNALAQKTGLDPKDQRLMFRGKEKEDEEHLHMAGVKDRSKILLLEETASKVRKLEEMRKSDQIAKASEAVADVRAEVDKISERVAALEVAVDGGTKVEEKEFLVSIELLMKQLLKLDSIEAEGEAKLQRKAEVRRVQNFVEKLDNLKARNSNPYSNSSNSVSVTTKL; the protein is encoded by the exons ATGAGCAAGAACTCCGATCAGCACGTTCCTGATTCAGTGCTGGATGAGAATAACGATGAGATCAAGTGGGAGGTGAAGCCCGACAGCATGCTCATCCAGAAGCTAGAGGATGATGTCGGCAATGACAGCTCTGCCACTACTCAAGGGCCAATGATCAAACTCATGGTCTCCTACCTCCACGGCCCTACCCGTCATGAGGTCCATGTCCCTGCCCAATCGACTTTTG GGGATATAAAGAATGCTCTAGCACAGAAAACTGGTTTGGATCCTAAAGACCAAAGACTTATGTTCagaggaaaagagaaagaggatGAGGAGCACCTGCACATGGCAGGTGTAAAGGATAGGTCAAAGATTTTGCTTTTGGAGGAGACTGCAAGCAAAGTGAGGAAGCTTGAGGAGATGAGAAAAAGTGATCAGATAGCAAAAGCATCTGAAGCAGTTGCAGATGTCAGAGCAGAGGTTGATAAGATCTCAGAAAGG GTGGCTGCCTTGGAGGTGGCTGTGGATGGTGGGACCAAAGTTGAAGAGAAGGAATTTTTAGTATCAATAGAGTTGCTCATGAAACAGTTACTGAAGTTGGATAGCATCGAGGCTGAAGGAGAAGCGAAACTGCAGCGGAAGGCTGAG GTACGCCGTGTTCAGAACTTTGTGGAGAAACTCGACAACCTGAAGGCTAGAAACTCTAATCCATATAGCAACAGTAGTAATTCTGTCTCAGTAACAACCAAATTGTAG
- the LOC108994922 gene encoding ammonium transporter 3 member 1-like translates to MANASVVPSGYQQGLVPAAPEWLNKGDNAWQMISATLVGMQGMPGLVILYAGLVKKKWALNSAFMALFAFAAVMPCWVLWAYKMSFGHKLLPFWGKAGLAVSQDFLIPQAVLPSTSYKNVTTAATLLYPTATMVFFQFAFAAVTVILLAGSVLGRMSIKAWMLFVPLWITFSYSVGAFSVWGGGFLFQWGVMDYSGGYVVHLASGAAGFTAAFWVGPRLREDRDEFPPNNLLLALAGAGILWMGWSGFNGGDPFSANVDSSMAVLNTHICAATSLLVWTCWDVLFFKKPSVIGAIQGMITGLVCITPGAGLVQGWAALVMGIVSGTIPWYTMMVLSRKLPLLQAVDDTLGVLHTHAVAGILGGALTGLFAHPNLSSLFLPVPNSKGSFYGGERGVQFWKQLVGACFIIGWNVLATSIILLVIKLLIPLRMTEEELKIGDDAAHGEEAYALIGQGQREQQYTQDAATNGDIQLEEQHAV, encoded by the exons ATGGCAAATGCTTCGGTTGTTCCTTCTGGATACCAGCAAGGCCTGGTTCCTGCTGCACCTGAATGGCTGAACAAGGGCGACAATGCATGGCAGATGATATCTGCTACACTCGTGGGCATGCAAGGCATGCCAGGGCTAGTCATCCTTTATGCAGGTCTTGTCAAGAAGAAATGGGCACTCAACTCAGCATTCATGGCACTGTTTGCCTTCGCAGCCGTCATGCCTTGTTGGGTGCTATGGGCTTACAAAATGTCTTTTGGTCATAAGCTTCTTCCATTCTGGGGGAAGGCTGGCCTTGCCGTTTCCCAGGACTTCTTGATCCCCCAAGCCGTTCTCCCCTCCACAAGTTACAAAAATGTAACTACAGCAGCTACACTGTTATACCCCACAGCTACCATGGTCTTCTTCCAGTTTGCCTTTGCAGCTGTGACTGTGATACTGCTTGCCGGGTCGGTTCTGGGTCGGATGAGCATCAAAGCTTGGATGCTCTTTGTACCACTATGGATCACTTTCTCCTACAGCGTCGGAGCGTTTAGCGTATGGGGTGGTGGCTTCCTCTTCCAGTGGGGTGTGATGGATTATTCGGGTGGTTATGTTGTTCATTTAGCTTCTGGTGCAGCAGGATTCACAGCAGCTTTCTGG GTTGGTCCAAGATTGAGAGAAGACCGGGATGAATTCCCGCCTAACAATCTCTTACTAGCACTTGCTGGGGCTGGAATTCTTTGGATGGGTTGGAGTGGTTTCAATGGTGGAGATCCTTTTTCAGCTAATGTGGATTCATCCATGGCTGTCCTCAACACTCATATCTGTGCGGCCACTAGTCTCCTGGTATGGACATGCTGGGATGTTCTCTTCTTCAAGAAGCCCTCTGTGATTGGAGCCATCCAGGGAATGATAACTGGGTTGGTCTGTATCACTCCTGGTGCAG GTCTCGTTCAGGGATGGGCTGCCTTGGTAATGGGCATAGTTTCTGGGACAATTCCCTGGTACACCATGATGGTTTTGAGCAGGAAGCTGCCGTTGCTGCAGGCTGTTGATGACACCCTTGGTGTGTTGCATACTCATGCTGTTGCCGGAATCTTGGGTGGTGCTCTTACAGGACTCTTCGCTCATCCAAACCTCTCAAGCTTGTTCCTACCCGTCCCCAATTCAAAAGGCTCCTTCTATGGCGGTGAACGTGGAGTTCAATTTTGGAAGCAGCTGGTTGGAGCATGTTTTATAATTGGTTGGAATGTACTTGCTACATCCATCATTCTCTTGGTCATTAAACTTTTAATACCTCTTCGAATGACAGAGGAAGAGCTCAAGATTGGGGACGATGCAGCTCATGGAGAGGAAGCCTATGCTCTTATTGGGCAAGGACAAAGAGAACAACAATATACACAAGATGCTGCTACCAATGGTGACATCCAGCTTGAAGAACAGCACGCAGTCTGA